The nucleotide window ttgtcttcatcacgagaatgtgttgagttatttgacaatgttgaaccatcatttataactttgtttgatctctttgaacctagatcttgggatctccagtctgctaggtagagttaccgccatgatgacttgtcctacgCCTTTAatcccattccctttgatgatctttcaactgcctctctagataggccttttgtaagtggatctgacacattatctcttgactttacgtagtcaattgtgataacaccaatagagagtagttgtctaatggtattgtgtctccgtcgaatatgacgagattttccgttatacatagcACTCCCTGACCtacctattgccgcttgactatcacaatatatacaaataggtaccaaaggtttgggccaaaatggaatatcttccaagaaattccggagccattcagcttctttaccggccttatctaaagctatgaattcagattccattgtagaacgggcgatgcacgtttatttggatgattttcaagacactgctccacccccaattttgaaaacatatccactcgtggatttaacttcagatgatccggtgatccaatttgcatcactatatccctcgatcacagaaggatatttgttataatataaagcataattttgggtatgttttagatatcccaaaactcgtttcattgccatccaatgtatttgattgggattacttgtaaaccgactcggTTTGCTAATAACACATGCTATATGTGGTCACGTACAATTCATgacatacatcaaacttcccaatactcttgcataatccaattgtgagtcactttcaccttcattcttttgaagtgcataactcgcgtcaattggagtcttggcaattttgaaatccaaatacttaaaattgtcaagtaccttttcaatgtagtgagactgtgataatgctagaccttttGGAGTCTTGTGaatctgattcctaagatcacattagcaactcctaagtctttcatgtcgaatttgctagccaacatgtgTTTTGTAGCATTGATATCTGTCAtacttttgctcattatcaacatgtaatcaacatataaacaaacaatgactttacgacctggagtatttttaatgtaaacacatttgtcacatTCGTTGATTTTAAATCCATTTGctaacattgtttggtcaaattttgcatgccattgtttgggtgcttgtttaagtccataaagcgacttaacaagtttgcacactttcttttctttaccaggaaccacaaaaccctcaggttgttccatgtaaatttcttcctctaattctccatttaagaaagctattttaacatccatttgatggatttcaagaccatacacgaccgctagtgccactaacaccctaatagatgttatccttgttatggcgagtaagtgtcaaagtaatcaaggccttccttttatctataacctttgacaacaagtcttgtcttatatttgtcaatagtgccatcagctttaaCTTTTCGTTTAAAGAACCATTTCAAACTTAAAGGATTATTTTCTGGAGGAAGATCAATCAATttccatgtatggttatccaaaattgattgaatatCACTATTGAATACCTCTTTCCAAAATGCTGAATCAGAAGACGACATAgatgctttaaaagtttgaggctcattttcaagcaagaatgtcacaaaatctggtccaaaggaagtagatgttctttgaagtttgctacgccttggatcttctatacttggagtatttttcTTTGGTTCTTTCCGATGTCATTTAGGTCATTCACTTAACGACTCGCTTTCAGTTTTATACaaatagatgctttcaaagaattcagcattatctgattccattactGTATTAACATGAATCTCGGGATTATCAGATTttgaaccaaaaaccgacatgctttactgtttgtagcatatccaatgaaaacacaATCTACTATTTTTGGTCccattttaacccttttaggtaaaggaacttgtacctttgctagacacccccacactttaaaatatttcaagttgggttttcttcctttccatttttcatatggaatagattgagTTTTGTTGTGGGgcactctgttgagtattcggttagctgtaaggagaGCTTCccccccacaaactctgcggtaatttgaaacttattaataaagaattcatcatttcctttaatgtccgatttttcctttccgcaattccgttggattgaggtgtgtaaggtgcagtagtttgatggataattccatgttccgaacatatttctacaaacggagattcatattctccacctctataacttctaatcattttgatctttttattcaattgattctccacttcattcttgtattgcttaaatgcttcaattgcttcatccttactattaagcaaataaacataacaatatatagtgcaatcgtcaataaaagtaataaaatactttttttcacctcgagatggtgtcgacttcatatcgcaaatgtcagtatgaattaagtctaaaggatttaaattcctttcaacagacttataaggatattttacaaacttagattcaacacGTATTTGACATTTCGatttattacactctaatttaggcaatacttctaaattaattaacttccgtaaggttttataattgacatgtcctaaacaaATAtgtcataaatcatttgacttcaataaataagaagaaactgaaattttattcatattgTCAATAACCATTACATTGTGTTTGAAAAGGCCCTCCGTTAGGTAgccttttccaacatacatttcgttcttgcttacaacaactttatcagaaacaaatacacatttgaatccattcttcaCAAGTAAATAAGtagaaactaaatttttcctaatagtaggaacataaagaacgttgttgagcgttaacaccttgctgGAAATCATCTTCAGTAATATCtttccataaccttcaatcttggctgttgcatTATTTCCTGTGGAAATTTCTTCTTCAAGACTAGCAGTaaagtaagtcgcaaatgcttctttgacatcacaaacatgtcgagtggctccagagtcaatccaccactccttcggatttccaactaggttgcattccgaaagcattgctcaaagatcatcaatgtcatcattcttctccactatgttggcttgTCCCTTCTTATTATCCTTTTTTGGGAGACGACAATCGGGGCTTTTGTGACCAacttttccacaattgtagcagctgcccttgaatttctttttgttctgctccttagtttgtccagaagacctcttcctcttcttacttttggagcagtctcctcaacgatattagctcccatgatcgttgaatttccacgagacttttTCTCGGctattttgttgtcttcctctaTCTTTAGAcgtatcacaagatcttccaacttcatttctttgcgcttgtgcttaagatagttcttgaaatctctccacgaaggaggaATTTTTTTAATCATAGCAGctacttgaaatgcttcattcacgaccataccttcagcaataaggtctggaaaaataagttgaagctcctgaacttgggttccaacaattttgttgtctatcattttatagtctagaaacttggcaaccacgaacttcttcaagcatgcatcttccgtcttgtacttcttctcaagtgcgtcccataattttTTCGAAGTGTTCATTGCACTGTACACATtatacaagtcatcctctaaagcacttaagatatagcctttgcaaagaaaatttgtctgcttccacgcctcaacaacCATGAACTTTTCATTATCCGACATATccgcagcaggcactggaggctcttcactagtgaatttctgcataccaagtgcggtaagccagaagaacaccctttgcttccatcctttgaagttggctccaaAAAATTTCCCCGGTTTCTCGGCCGAAGGAACAACAGtgcggcttgacgaggctatcgtcgttgcaCCAATAGTCGTAGAAGGATTTCTGTTATTATTTGTCATTTCTCACtgtaaacaacagaagagttcaattaatggcaaaaccAAAACAACAAATAATATTGTAATCAATAAATAGTACGTAATAAAAAACAACCGAAGtttttatattctgttttacAGAAAAACGAtaaagtttttatgttcttcaaatcgttttctAAATTTTAATACTCTGataaagtttttatatcttcaaatcagaatagtaaaattcagacggAGTAGAAAACCATACatgttttaatctccacaaacagaataaaaaatataataaaataatttccttaagattgttattaatctgtattgctgtaaataaataaaataataatctttctgaaaacagaaacaaaaaggtaatagaaattaaattccgaaaatagtatttgaacttcttcaaaataaattctgaaaacagTATAAGAACAGATCGAACCCActgaatgcacagtgtgtccttaaggagaTTATTCCCTTCAAGTACCCGAGGTTCTGGAATATATCCTACCAgaatagaacgatttaactcaccggagtgttggtactAAAAACGCCGATGAACATCGAACCACTCGAAGGCTACaaaacacactggaatttttgtgcagaagaagaagaagattatcagaaaatttcgtaagtaaATATTCTGGGATTTGAAGGTATATTTATAACCAATTTGgtactgtttctgaaaaggtttgcaacctttcagaataGTCATAGCTATTGGAACAGGTTTGACACTGTTTCAGAACAGCCATAGCTGTTGGAAATATTGCGGGAAATGTAAAACAGATTTAAAATAATTCGGGAAAGAAACAGGCCAAACCGGACCAGGTCCGGGTTATTCCGGATCgaattttcgttaattaattaaatatttgaaaagaattttgtccaaaaagattaatcaatcattGACCGAAgtcgaagccgagcgagcgacgatgacGACGACGTGAGACTTGCCTTCTTCTTgactctttaagagctaaaagataagcttctctatatatacacaaagattttctttccttctaccaatgagggacaaagtgcattagtaaaATGAACTCATTCATAATTTCActtccctccattttatttccaccattttccattcacacctCTTTTGTTATTAAGAAATAATAACAAAACCCAACAACACGTACAAATAAAGTCTCACATAAAAAATtgataaataaaagttataggGTGGTACTATTTATTTTGTGATACCCTTCGGAAAAAATTCTATAGACTTGGCCTAAAATGGACAATATAATACCATATATTAAGAGTGTTTTTGAGTTGTTTTAACGCAACAAATTGATACCAAAGTAGATAGTTCGGCGGAACAGGTGTGGAGATAATGGACGTATCTCTCATACTGCGGCTTAAGAAGAGCTAAGAAACAAGACAACAGAGTGATGCGATGGAACGAGTTAATTTATTGCCTTTGCTCGTCTATAAATCGGATACTACATTTACTTGTAGTTGGGAGACTCAAAACACAAGATGAAGCCTACGAGTTTTAGTGGTcataaatacttggattatataggTAAAACGCGGTGAATCTCTAGAAAAATTCCTAAGTCTAATGATGGGCCATATGGTACTTAATTCGAGGGAGAAATTGTTACGTGTGCATACAAAATTTCACATTAGAAGTTGATAAAAAATTAAGTTACATATAAGATATTGAATACTCTTAATGGTGGAAAAATATTCCAAGTAGACAAGTTGAAGGCCAAGATGCCCAATGGATAACTACTCTATTAAAAATAAGAAGCTGTAACGATTTGAACAAAAGGTGGGGTGAGGCTCTCTAATTTCAAATCATCATCGTCTAGCAAGTGGGAAAAGTATGTATCAAGTGTTTTGACAAGAATTGCATCTTCTGTATACCACCAAAATCTATGAACTGTGTTACAATTAATCCTTTTAGGCTCTCCTCCTGTGGTTTACTGCTCAATATACGTTTCAAATTAATTGCCATGGAAATATAAGTGTCTTTACTACTTACTattcttggatttttatttttgtttcaagaAATTTCAAACCTTTTTCAGGTAAAGCACTCATTTAATTATCAAGAAATAGtaatgaattagaaatcaaaatttaaaattctttttattttgcaATTTTCATCTACACATATTTATACGGAAACACAGACTAATCTAAGTTGAGTAGAGCATAACCTAAAAGATTCCATATAATTTTTTCCAATATttgtaaaaaacaaaaaaattggtGGAGTATCTTAATTAACTGAGAACTGGTAATTCTGAAGAATCGCCCAATTTGCGGGGATAACAGTAacttattgaaaatcataaaggAAATGTTCAAATGTAATgggaaaaaaattaataaataatggTATTTGACAATCACGTATGCTCATAGTTTCAACATCAAATTAAGAGCAATTAACTCGGCAATTGGATAGCTGCCTATTTAGTGTTGCTCTTCACTAAATTTCTTCTCTCAATTGGTTATACAATGACATTAAGAAAAATTGGCTGCCAAGAGTAAACTTCTTTTGTAGGTGATGCGATAATGCTGCCTGGAACATGGACCAAGGATAGACAGTCATGAATGAAAGACTACTatgtggatatatatatataaatctaacTCGATGCACTTTTCTGTTGAACTGTAAAGTGTAAAGTTGGGCCTTTGCCCTTTTGATATCACAATCAACTTATGCAAGAGGGCATGAGCCCACCTCATCAAGTAGAGATGTGAAAGGTTGAGAGGCAAAATGAAAAAATTACGTGACATTTCAAATATTTACCCTGTATTTATTATACGTAGTTATATTTTCAGCAAATTTATCATTCGCggttatatttgaattttatagcaaaattATAAAACAAGAGATCAATTGTTTTGAACTGGAATAGGAGAGCAACAAGTTCTCGAAACTTATTAATTGGTTAGAGTGCTCGTTTAGTAAGCAGAGATTTTGAGTTTGACTCTCAATAAGAGCATTCGATTTTTTTATATTACTTCGTCTTGATTGTATTTGTTGCGCAGAAACAGCGCacaattgaaggaaaaaaaaaaacttatataGAGGGCAACAATTATCAGTTGGGACTATTTTTAATCACGTTAGTGCGTTTTATTTAATCTTATATATGTTTTCTACGAGTCTTTTACTCCTACTAATTTGAGCGCTTCCAGTACTAATATTATTCCTcctactcttcttctttttcttcttagtattattattgttattgtttgttATTATATTGGGCACAAGATGAGCTTAAGTTGCATGGTAAGTAAAGATCCAAATAACTAATCTCTACTTGTTTTGGATTGAGAAGTATAGTTGCTTTATTCTTCTGGTTAAATGTGACGCTTCAgacgaatctcacatctacaaaATACGAAAGAGATACTAAGTATATAAATAAACAAGCCTTAGACTCTAGTGACATGTTTTAAAATTATGCGGGCCTAGTCCTAACACGAACAATATCACTAATGGATTGTGCTGTTACATATGCTATTAGAGTCACTCTCTCTGCAACCTTGAAAGATGGTGAGACACACATATGTGATCAATTGAGTTTAGGTGAATCCCACATCTTTGAACAATTGAGTTTAGGTGAATCCCACATCTTTGAGACACACATATGTGATCAACTGAGTTTAGGCGAATCCCACATTTTTGAAAAGGTTGGGGGGAAATGGAGAATCCCACCTCAAGTGTTTTAAAACCGTGAGGACCTAGGCTCAAAAACAGTCTCACTAATGAGTTGAATTGgtatattaaattaattaaacttGATAAAAAATTTCTGATGGGCAACTGGTATAAAATACTACCCTTTTTACTGCCTATTTTAATTACTCCCATATTGGTTTCTTCAAGCTCTAAATAAAAGCCCGCTATGCTGGTTTCCTGCATCTTCTCTTAAATTGGGTATATCATCTGTGTGAAATCGAACACTCTTATAACATGTATTTCTGTGTGTAAACATATTGCATGCAGTATTTTGAAATCATGGTAGATAACTTGTTAAACCATTTTAATTATCAAGTCACTTAATAGATAAATATtcataataaatataattaagaattgaaagaaaaattcaTCTATTAGTTGAATCCCATAAACATATGTTTTTTTGACATGTGAATTGTGACAGAAGGAGAATTAATATAATAGCCTCTACTCTCTTTCACTCATTAGGACTGTGCAAACCTAATCATTGATGTTGGCACTTTTTAACTTTTAGCGCACATTTTTGATTGATAGCTCCCTCACTCATGTAAAAAATTCATCTAAAGCATATGTCTTTGGTATTACAGGAATCAACTAATTAAGCTGGAATTAAGTACACTAATTGTAAAATAAGAGTAGCACTATATATAGTTGACATGTAACTTTAGCTGTGAAGAGCGGCAACGCTGTTGACCAAAGCCAAAGCATTACTTGTCAAGTGTGCAACTTCCAAAATCTTTCCCCTTACAACAGTTTTAACTTTCCCGTTCATGACTTTTCCGGCAAACCCCTCAGTGCATGTATCCTCATCAGTCAAGGCAGCACTGACCCAAGTTTGAATATCATTCATTTTAAGGTCAAAATCTTTGCCCCTTAGCTGCTTCATTTCCCCCAAGGACTTTCTCAATTCATCGACTGTGTCACTTAGTTCCTCCACACAGTCATGCATGGCACCAACCTCTCTAGGGGTCAATCCTTGGACGTGTGCTAGCTTTAGCATCATAGCAGATGTTGATTGGGCAGTTTCGAGACTGACGGTGAGGGATTCATGGGCAAGAAGTTGAGGGGAAACTCCAATAGCAGCTGAACGGCTTGACAATGAGCTGAAACAGAGGTTTGGATAAGTTGTTGACTTGCATGATGTTCTTATAAACTCTGTATTTGTATCTCCGGCGGCTGGTCTTGCTGCTGAAACTGATGACTTCATGAATGAAGAAGAAGTGAAGGCAACTAAAATAAGAAAAACGATGAGAATATGGCAACGGATATAATAAGCACCTTCCATCTCTCTTAATTTCTCTAAGGATTAAGCTTCTGTAATTGGTTTGTCTCTCAATAACTAAAGTTAGATCGAGTTATGATGAATGTGGGGGGTGCAGTTGGTTTCTGAATTTATAGAAGGAGCTTGTGGGTAAGAGAGCTGGGGGAATGAGCTAGTCCAGTTTAAATGTAATTAATGGCAAAAAGGTTAAATTTCCTTTGCTTTTTTGCCTTGGTTCATGTATGTGCATCTGGCGTGCTGAGAAGGACATTCCTCGTAGGACCTAAGCTCTTGTTTGCATGGGGTCGCAGGCATGGTAAAAGGTAATTCAACTCAATATGTAGCTACTAAAAGACAATACATCAGCATGCATAGGCCAACCTATTATAAGATCGAATAACTGTCACTACTAAAGATGCGTGCGGATAACCatctactccctccgtttcaattgatatagtatataatacaattcttttattagtccgttccaaaaaaattatatattctatatttgaaaataatataattataaatattttattttagaaatttttatagtcacacaaatattatggctcCACAAAACTTTTATCTTTTATACTTTAAAGACCACAagatttaaaagtttttttttaaatcccATACCGAATTAAACTGTGTGATATAAATTAAAACTGATGGAGCAATatgaaaaagtaaaagaaagagtTTGGTTGGCTTCGCTAAGGTCTTTGTCTTATTGACAATGTGCGTGAATTAAGTCGAATGCAGAGTATCTTCTTTGATTAGGTAGTCTAAATGGGGACTAAAATTTGATAAAGGTTTCCTGTTGCTGGGAAAAGATCTGGATTTTGGGTACTGGTCCTATTATTTTTTTAGTTACATCAGATTATCTTGATAAATGGCAATGAAAGATTGAAAGTGTCCAAAgagttcatttttatttttgtttttcttcaaataaGTTGAGCAAAATATCTCAACAGTTAGTGTGGTGCAATAAAGAGACTACTCACGCATCAAATTTCGCTTCATCAATTAGcttcaactcacatgccaatTATGAATATGATTGATTGCCAAATAGTAACAATACCAAAGagtttatatttttgtatttggtAGGGTGTAAATCAATTTGAAATTTAAGCAGCCATTCACCAGTCGGCCTATGATTGGGCTTGAAGTGTTTTATCCTCCAACATTTACATTATCCAACTTTATGTGACATATAatatcatattttttttatttttagcaatATTTCTCGCCATAAACAACCATGTGACTCTCTTAAATGTCCTATCTTCTAGTGTTCATGCATTATATTTCTAGGAAGCGGACTGGAGATATTTCTAGgtcagtttttctttctttttttaatcttttttcttttttttgaaatatcTGCCATGATAATAGGaatgtaattatatatatactaaCCTGGGACTCAGAAATTCAAAATCGAGATCATATCGTTATTTCATTGACGTAATGTTTGAGGGCTATTTCAAAGAATACAAAGTGAGGTGCAGTTGAACTCTACCTTTGCGAGGTCATTACTCTTAATCGCGTGAGTAAATATAAGCATTTACCAAATGTAAGGATTATTTAACTGACCAAAGGGTAAAGCCGCGTCAGTTTACACTAAAAGAAGGTTGATTACAATTTAACGATCTGTAGTCTAAAGTTGTTTCAATAGGACAGACACAAAACATCCTTAGATTAAGAAATGCAGTTTTTCTAATTGTTTAGGAATAGTAATTTTTAAGTTCTAAATCGCATTGGAGATTAGTATACGAAGTTAAATTTGCATGcaagaactttttttttttttttaaaaaaaatattgtttcaaAGGATGGTTGCAtttttttagctgttatctttaTCATTTACAGGTTTACGTTTTTTAGGAGCCCTATTCGCTATTGTACCGTACAAAGGTCCGAAATTGCAGGAGTGGCCGTCACTACGATTAGGGGGATCGCTAATATGATCACGAGTATGGGTATAAAAATGGAGACCTCCAAGTAGACAAGTTGGAAAGTTACAGCCGCCATTGATGGCTTTGCGGATAACTATTAAACAAATAATAAGGGATAACGATAGACCAGAGATGGGGTTTTTAGTTAAGGAAATGGTAAAGTTGTTGCTATGTGACCAGGTGTTAGAACATGCATAACGAAAACAAGCATACAAATTAGgcatcaaatac belongs to Nicotiana tabacum cultivar K326 chromosome 6, ASM71507v2, whole genome shotgun sequence and includes:
- the LOC107765730 gene encoding 21 kDa protein-like; this translates as MEGAYYIRCHILIVFLILVAFTSSSFMKSSVSAARPAAGDTNTEFIRTSCKSTTYPNLCFSSLSSRSAAIGVSPQLLAHESLTVSLETAQSTSAMMLKLAHVQGLTPREVGAMHDCVEELSDTVDELRKSLGEMKQLRGKDFDLKMNDIQTWVSAALTDEDTCTEGFAGKVMNGKVKTVVRGKILEVAHLTSNALALVNSVAALHS